One Arthrobacter sp. FW306-07-I genomic window carries:
- a CDS encoding SRPBCC family protein, whose protein sequence is MTQQLRVVSAVTGSAGQAFAALFRLLKLARPDRPIHPEGIGLAGELTRTGNPAGPSGISWLDSPGTDQVVARFSRSVGLPQTLPDILGLALRVSPAGVSAGGDDAAGGPADVLFASTGWGLPGRFLLMPRLDVAGATMTTLMPYRGQHGPVLLGLRTRSLPPGSLASGEWVLGLHWATPGGHWRECGELRLHAGADPADIPLRFDPLENQPPGAEAYGWTRRLRKPSYRAARRPAPPAVVHAEQRAQPTNPAATLQESITGTGRNTMSTVSLLFNASAADVWRVISDGWLYSGWVVGASRIRDVDAEWPQPGAQLHHSVGTWPLVIDDSTRVTAMQPGRSLELVARGWPMGEAKVEISLEDRGNQCRVTIAEDAIRGPGKLMPKFLRDPLISARNRETLRRLELMAIGGAGK, encoded by the coding sequence ATGACCCAACAGCTGCGCGTAGTTTCCGCCGTCACCGGAAGTGCCGGGCAGGCCTTTGCTGCCCTTTTCCGGCTCCTCAAACTCGCGCGGCCTGACCGGCCCATCCATCCGGAAGGCATCGGCCTGGCCGGGGAACTCACCAGGACGGGGAACCCGGCCGGGCCCAGCGGCATCAGCTGGCTGGACTCCCCCGGGACTGACCAGGTGGTGGCCCGCTTCTCGCGGTCCGTGGGCCTGCCGCAGACGCTGCCGGACATCCTGGGCCTGGCCCTCCGGGTTTCGCCCGCGGGTGTGTCCGCTGGCGGCGATGACGCTGCCGGCGGTCCGGCTGACGTGCTGTTTGCCTCCACCGGGTGGGGCCTGCCGGGCCGGTTCCTGCTGATGCCACGGCTGGACGTCGCCGGAGCCACCATGACCACGCTCATGCCGTACCGGGGCCAACACGGTCCCGTCCTACTGGGGCTGCGGACACGGAGCCTCCCCCCGGGTTCGCTGGCGTCCGGGGAGTGGGTGCTGGGGCTGCACTGGGCCACCCCGGGCGGACACTGGCGGGAGTGCGGTGAGTTGCGGCTGCATGCCGGAGCCGATCCTGCTGACATCCCGTTGCGGTTCGATCCCTTGGAGAACCAGCCGCCGGGGGCCGAGGCCTACGGATGGACCCGGCGCCTGCGGAAGCCGTCCTACCGGGCAGCACGGCGGCCCGCACCTCCCGCCGTCGTCCATGCCGAGCAACGGGCGCAGCCAACGAACCCTGCCGCAACACTCCAGGAAAGCATTACCGGAACCGGAAGGAACACCATGTCCACCGTCTCGCTGCTGTTCAACGCATCCGCCGCCGACGTCTGGCGCGTCATCTCTGACGGCTGGCTCTACTCGGGCTGGGTGGTGGGCGCGTCCCGGATCAGGGACGTGGACGCCGAATGGCCGCAGCCCGGCGCCCAACTGCACCACTCGGTAGGGACCTGGCCACTGGTCATCGACGACAGCACCCGGGTCACGGCCATGCAGCCCGGCCGCTCACTGGAACTCGTTGCACGCGGCTGGCCCATGGGCGAGGCCAAGGTGGAGATCTCGCTGGAAGACCGCGGGAACCAGTGCCGGGTGACGATTGCAGAGGACGCCATCCGCGGGCCCGGCAAGCTGATGCCGAAATTCCTCCGGGACCCGTTGATTTCTGCCCGGAACCGCGAGACCCTCCGGCGGTTGGAGCTCATGGCGATCGGCGGGGCGGGGAAATAG
- a CDS encoding sulfate adenylyltransferase subunit 1, with protein MTTETLLSGAAGGLETALPTTLFRFATAGSVDDGKSTLVGRLLHDSKAILADQLDAVARTSADRGFGGEKGGIDLALLTDGLRAEREQGITIDVAYRYFATDQRSFILADCPGHVQYTKNTVTGASTADAVVVLIDARKGVLEQTRRHLSVLQLLRVAHVIVAVNKIDLVDFSEQVFREIEADVQQVGRELGLGSDGISDLLVIPVSALDGDNVVERSERTPWYTGPALLEVLETLPAADELESHLESFRFPVQLVIRPQGALAPDAVAAGLDAEAYRDYRAYAGQITEGSVKVGDQVSVLTPGQSPRTTTVAGIDFAGASLEEAAAPQSVAIRLADEFDVARGDTIAAAGTVREASADLYAALCWLSPKPLREGQKVLVKHGTRTVQAMVRSVSGKLDLSTFKLEGASGLELNDIGHAQLRLAAPLPLENYLHHRRTGVFLVIDPLDGNTLAAGLVKDHPGDHEDERYSI; from the coding sequence ATGACCACGGAAACTCTTTTGTCCGGCGCTGCCGGTGGCCTGGAAACCGCCCTGCCCACCACACTCTTCCGGTTTGCCACGGCAGGATCGGTCGACGACGGCAAATCCACCTTAGTGGGCCGCCTTCTCCACGATTCCAAGGCCATCCTGGCTGACCAGCTTGACGCGGTCGCCCGCACCTCGGCGGACCGGGGCTTCGGCGGGGAAAAGGGCGGCATCGACCTGGCCCTGCTGACCGACGGCCTGCGCGCCGAGCGGGAACAGGGCATCACCATCGACGTGGCCTACCGCTACTTCGCCACCGACCAGCGCAGCTTCATCCTGGCCGACTGCCCCGGGCACGTGCAGTACACCAAGAACACCGTGACGGGCGCGTCCACTGCGGATGCCGTCGTCGTACTCATCGACGCCCGCAAGGGCGTGCTGGAGCAAACCCGCCGCCACCTGTCCGTGCTGCAGCTGCTGCGCGTGGCGCACGTGATCGTGGCCGTGAACAAGATCGACCTGGTGGACTTCAGCGAGCAGGTGTTCCGCGAGATTGAGGCCGACGTGCAGCAGGTGGGCCGCGAGCTGGGCCTCGGCTCGGACGGTATTTCCGACCTGCTGGTGATCCCTGTCTCCGCGCTCGACGGCGACAACGTGGTGGAGCGCTCGGAGCGCACCCCCTGGTACACCGGCCCCGCGCTGCTGGAGGTCCTCGAGACCCTCCCGGCCGCCGATGAACTCGAGAGCCACCTGGAAAGCTTCCGCTTCCCGGTGCAGCTGGTGATCCGGCCGCAGGGTGCCCTGGCACCGGACGCCGTGGCCGCCGGGCTGGACGCGGAGGCCTACCGCGACTACCGCGCGTACGCCGGCCAGATCACCGAAGGTTCGGTGAAGGTGGGGGACCAGGTGTCCGTCCTGACGCCCGGCCAGTCCCCGCGGACCACCACCGTGGCGGGCATCGACTTTGCCGGTGCCTCGCTGGAGGAAGCAGCCGCCCCGCAGTCGGTGGCCATCCGCTTGGCGGACGAGTTCGACGTCGCGCGCGGTGACACCATCGCCGCCGCCGGCACCGTCCGCGAAGCCTCCGCCGACCTGTACGCCGCCCTCTGCTGGCTCTCCCCGAAGCCGCTGCGCGAAGGGCAGAAGGTGCTGGTCAAGCACGGAACCCGCACCGTCCAGGCGATGGTCCGCAGCGTGTCCGGCAAGCTGGACCTGTCCACCTTCAAGCTCGAGGGCGCCTCCGGCCTGGAGCTCAACGACATCGGGCACGCCCAGCTGCGCCTCGCCGCACCGCTGCCGCTGGAGAACTACCTGCACCACCGCCGGACCGGCGTGTTCCTGGTCATCGATCCACTGGACGGCAACACGCTGGCCGCGGGCCTGGTCAAGGACCACCCGGGCGACCACGAGGACGAGCGCTACAGCATCTAG
- a CDS encoding ABC transporter substrate-binding protein — MTRIVAGESAVPTRKRAVEAALAIGLVLLIAVGAIVASNISRNTEAQAAEPTPAAELKLGYFGNVTHAAALVGVKKGLLAEALGSTKLSTETFNAGPAAIEALNAGAIDAAYIGPNPAINSFAKSQGQSVRVIAGAAAGGAQLVVRPGINSAADLKGRTLATPQLGGTQDVALRAWLTKQGYKTNVDGSGDVAINPTDNAQTLKLFQDGKLDGAWLPEPWASRLVLQAGAKVLVDEKDLWDGAGTGKPGEFPTTILIVNQRFAADHPDTVRALLKGNADSVAWLNSAPADEKASVINSALQESAGAALPADVLARSLSNITFTLDPLAGSYPKLLQDGVDAGTTKKADINGLFDLRGLNQVTGGDKISAAGLGQD, encoded by the coding sequence ATGACCCGCATCGTGGCAGGCGAAAGCGCGGTCCCCACGCGCAAACGCGCCGTCGAGGCTGCCCTGGCCATCGGGCTGGTCCTGCTGATCGCCGTCGGGGCCATCGTGGCCTCCAACATCTCCCGCAACACCGAGGCACAGGCCGCTGAGCCCACCCCGGCCGCCGAGCTGAAGCTGGGTTACTTCGGGAACGTCACCCATGCCGCAGCGCTGGTGGGTGTCAAGAAGGGACTCCTCGCGGAGGCCCTGGGCAGCACCAAGCTCAGCACCGAGACCTTCAACGCCGGCCCGGCCGCGATCGAGGCCCTGAACGCCGGCGCCATCGATGCCGCCTACATCGGCCCCAATCCGGCCATCAACTCGTTCGCCAAGAGCCAGGGCCAGTCCGTGCGCGTGATTGCCGGAGCCGCGGCCGGTGGTGCGCAGCTGGTGGTTAGGCCGGGGATCAACTCCGCGGCCGACCTCAAAGGGAGGACCTTGGCAACCCCGCAGCTCGGCGGCACCCAGGACGTGGCACTCCGGGCCTGGCTCACCAAGCAGGGCTACAAGACGAACGTGGACGGCAGCGGTGACGTGGCCATCAACCCCACGGACAACGCTCAGACGCTGAAGCTGTTCCAGGACGGAAAGCTCGACGGCGCCTGGTTGCCTGAGCCCTGGGCCTCACGTTTGGTGCTCCAGGCCGGCGCCAAGGTGCTGGTGGATGAAAAAGACCTGTGGGATGGGGCCGGCACCGGCAAGCCCGGCGAGTTTCCCACGACCATCCTGATCGTGAACCAGAGATTCGCTGCTGACCACCCGGACACCGTCAGGGCCCTGCTGAAGGGCAATGCGGACTCGGTGGCATGGCTCAACTCGGCTCCGGCCGATGAGAAGGCCAGCGTCATCAACTCCGCCCTGCAGGAATCCGCCGGGGCAGCGCTGCCCGCTGACGTCCTGGCCCGATCGTTGTCCAACATCACTTTCACCCTCGACCCGCTGGCCGGCAGCTACCCCAAGCTGCTGCAGGACGGCGTGGACGCAGGCACCACCAAAAAGGCCGACATAAACGGCCTCTTCGACCTTCGCGGCCTGAACCAGGTGACCGGCGGCGACAAGATCTCAGCTGCTGGCCTCGGCCAGGACTGA
- a CDS encoding RtcB family protein, with amino-acid sequence METISPKLLNWASILDDKTREQAVMTAGLPFIYPHLALMPDAHLGKGATVGSVIPTLLAIIPAAVGVDIGCGMIAVRTQYSVKDLPKDRKGLREDIERVIPLSAGHNNRKVLSTAEPRIAELKRRAAKAGFNPAQYVAQWELQLGSLGSGNHFIEVSADEDDGVWLFLHSGSRGIGNRIAQHHIGVAQHVGRKHQIRLPHPDLAYLDEGTQQFERYIAELRWAQHFALLNREEMMDRVTAQFSRWVGGPVQERERINCHHNFTQQETHYGKPVWVSRKGAIKAGHGDPGLIPGSMGTASYVVEGRGNPASLNSSPHGAGREYSRNAARKTFTLEELKRAMRGIEFRASETFIDEIPAAYKPIDQVMQDAADLVTVRHKLRQLVNVKGN; translated from the coding sequence ATGGAAACCATCAGTCCGAAACTCTTGAACTGGGCGTCGATCCTGGACGACAAGACCCGCGAACAGGCGGTGATGACGGCGGGCCTGCCGTTCATCTACCCCCACCTGGCGCTGATGCCGGACGCGCACCTGGGCAAGGGCGCCACCGTGGGTTCGGTGATCCCCACACTCCTCGCCATCATCCCGGCCGCGGTGGGAGTCGACATCGGCTGCGGCATGATTGCGGTCCGCACCCAGTACTCGGTAAAGGACCTGCCGAAGGACCGCAAAGGCCTCCGCGAGGACATCGAGCGGGTCATTCCGTTGTCAGCGGGCCACAACAACCGGAAGGTCCTGTCCACTGCTGAGCCACGAATCGCCGAACTGAAGCGGCGGGCCGCCAAGGCAGGGTTCAACCCCGCCCAATACGTGGCCCAATGGGAGCTGCAGCTGGGGTCCCTGGGCTCGGGCAACCACTTCATCGAAGTCTCAGCGGATGAGGACGACGGCGTGTGGCTCTTCCTGCATTCGGGCTCGCGGGGCATCGGCAACAGGATCGCGCAGCACCACATCGGCGTCGCGCAGCACGTGGGCCGCAAGCATCAGATCCGCCTGCCCCACCCGGACCTGGCCTACCTGGACGAGGGGACGCAGCAGTTCGAGCGGTACATTGCCGAGCTGCGGTGGGCCCAGCACTTCGCCCTCCTGAACCGGGAGGAAATGATGGACCGCGTGACTGCCCAGTTCAGCCGCTGGGTGGGAGGCCCCGTGCAGGAACGCGAGCGGATCAACTGCCACCACAACTTCACCCAGCAGGAGACGCACTACGGCAAACCGGTTTGGGTGTCCCGCAAGGGAGCCATCAAAGCCGGCCACGGCGATCCCGGATTGATCCCTGGATCCATGGGGACGGCGTCGTATGTTGTGGAAGGTCGGGGCAACCCTGCATCGCTGAACTCGTCCCCGCATGGGGCCGGGCGGGAATACTCCCGAAACGCCGCCCGAAAGACGTTCACCCTGGAGGAACTGAAACGCGCCATGCGGGGCATCGAGTTCCGCGCGTCGGAGACCTTCATCGACGAAATCCCGGCCGCGTATAAGCCGATCGACCAGGTCATGCAGGACGCCGCGGACCTGGTCACCGTGCGGCACAAACTGCGGCAGCTGGTCAACGTCAAGGGCAACTGA
- a CDS encoding FAD-dependent oxidoreductase — protein sequence MSSSTTVGSAERPLRVAVVGSGPAGVYAADILTKSEAVKSGELTVSIDLFDRYPAPYGLIRYGVAPDHPRIKGIVNALHKVLDRGDIRFFGNVDYGTDLTIEDLRKHYDAVIFATGAIKDADLNIPGVELEGSFGGADFVSWYDGHPDVPREWPLEAKEIAVIGNGNVALDVARVLSKHADDLLVTEIPDNVYAGLKASPVTDVHVFGRRGPAQVKFTPLELRELSHSKDVDIILYPEDFEFDEESDRQIQSNNQTKTMVGTLTNWIAEQPEDLSELKASRRLHLHFLHSPVEIYDDAETPGKVAGIKFERTELDGTGNARGTGEYVDYPVQAVYRAIGYFGSALPDVEFDHKKGVVTNDGGRVLDADGQHVPGIYATGWIKRGPVGLIGHTKGDALETVTYLLEDRENLPVAQAPQEDAVVELLDARGVKFTSWEGWLALDAHELALGVAATEAGGSHGVEVKRERIKVVPRGDMVDISRDGVAAQV from the coding sequence GTGTCATCCAGCACCACCGTAGGATCTGCTGAGCGTCCGCTGCGCGTCGCCGTCGTGGGCTCCGGCCCGGCCGGTGTCTACGCCGCCGATATCCTCACCAAGAGCGAAGCCGTCAAGAGCGGCGAGCTGACCGTCAGCATCGACCTCTTTGACCGCTACCCGGCACCCTACGGCCTGATCCGCTATGGCGTGGCGCCGGACCACCCCCGCATCAAGGGCATCGTGAATGCCCTGCACAAGGTGCTGGACCGCGGCGACATCCGCTTCTTCGGCAACGTGGACTACGGCACGGACCTCACCATCGAGGACCTCCGCAAGCACTACGACGCCGTCATCTTCGCCACCGGCGCCATCAAGGACGCGGACCTGAACATCCCCGGCGTCGAGCTGGAGGGCTCCTTCGGCGGCGCCGACTTCGTGTCCTGGTACGACGGGCACCCGGACGTGCCGCGCGAGTGGCCGCTGGAGGCCAAGGAGATCGCGGTCATCGGCAACGGCAACGTGGCCCTGGACGTGGCCCGTGTCCTGTCCAAGCACGCCGACGACCTGCTGGTCACCGAAATCCCGGACAACGTCTACGCCGGCCTGAAGGCGTCCCCCGTCACCGACGTGCACGTCTTCGGCCGCCGCGGCCCGGCCCAGGTCAAGTTCACCCCGCTGGAGCTGCGCGAGCTGTCCCACTCCAAGGACGTGGACATCATCCTGTACCCGGAGGACTTCGAGTTCGACGAGGAATCGGACCGCCAGATCCAGAGCAACAACCAGACCAAGACCATGGTGGGCACGCTCACCAACTGGATCGCCGAGCAGCCCGAGGACCTCTCCGAGCTTAAGGCGTCCCGCCGCCTGCACCTGCACTTCCTGCACAGCCCGGTGGAGATCTACGACGACGCCGAGACCCCCGGCAAGGTAGCCGGCATCAAGTTCGAGCGGACTGAGCTGGACGGCACCGGCAACGCCCGCGGCACCGGCGAGTACGTGGACTACCCGGTGCAGGCCGTGTACCGGGCCATCGGCTACTTCGGTTCGGCCCTGCCGGACGTTGAGTTCGACCACAAGAAGGGCGTGGTCACGAACGACGGCGGCCGCGTCCTGGACGCCGACGGCCAGCACGTGCCGGGTATCTACGCCACGGGCTGGATCAAGCGCGGACCGGTCGGCCTGATCGGCCACACCAAGGGCGACGCCCTGGAGACCGTCACCTACCTGCTCGAAGACCGCGAAAACCTGCCGGTGGCGCAGGCACCCCAGGAGGACGCCGTCGTCGAACTCCTCGATGCCCGCGGCGTGAAGTTCACCAGCTGGGAGGGCTGGCTGGCCCTCGATGCCCACGAACTCGCCCTCGGCGTTGCAGCCACCGAGGCTGGCGGCTCGCACGGTGTTGAGGTCAAGCGTGAGCGCATCAAGGTGGTGCCGCGGGGGGACATGGTTGACATCTCCCGCGACGGCGTGGCCGCTCAGGTCTAG
- the cobA gene encoding uroporphyrinogen-III C-methyltransferase, with protein sequence MAIQDIYPTALRLLGRPVLVVGGGPVAARRAKGLLDAGAVVTVVAPVASPALQEMADAGLLTWEARPYLSQDVDGVWFVQTATGDPEVDAQVSADAEAQRVWCVNASNHEASAAWTPAVAVVDDVKIAVNAGGDPRRAMAVRDAVATALETGDLPLRRRRAHQGSVALVGGGPGDTGLITVRGRRLLGQADVVVADRLGPRELLNELAPDVRVIEVGKTPGHHPVPQAEINRILVEEALKGHRVVRLKGGDPYVLGRGGEEAEYCRQHGVEVEVVSGVTSAISVPAAAGIPVTHRGLAKGFSVVTGHEELSEIPARPDHTIVLLMGVGQLRESASALGEAGLPLETPVGIVENGYLPDQRVTIGTLGSIADQAQAAGVANPAVIVIGDVVRVSPFAPSHFKTADYSTTTPNSPRKTALTT encoded by the coding sequence ATGGCAATTCAGGACATTTACCCCACCGCGCTGCGGCTGCTCGGCCGCCCCGTGCTGGTGGTGGGCGGCGGCCCCGTTGCTGCCCGCCGCGCCAAGGGGCTGCTCGACGCCGGTGCCGTTGTCACCGTCGTGGCCCCGGTTGCCTCGCCCGCGCTCCAGGAGATGGCCGACGCCGGCCTGCTCACCTGGGAAGCGCGCCCCTACCTTTCGCAGGACGTCGACGGCGTGTGGTTCGTCCAGACCGCCACCGGCGATCCGGAGGTGGACGCCCAAGTATCGGCCGACGCCGAGGCGCAGCGGGTTTGGTGCGTCAACGCCTCCAACCATGAAGCTTCTGCCGCCTGGACCCCCGCCGTCGCCGTGGTGGACGACGTCAAAATCGCCGTCAACGCCGGGGGAGACCCGCGCCGTGCCATGGCGGTCCGGGACGCCGTTGCCACCGCCCTCGAAACCGGTGACCTGCCGCTGCGCCGCCGCCGCGCGCACCAGGGAAGCGTGGCCCTCGTGGGCGGCGGCCCCGGCGACACCGGGCTCATCACTGTCCGTGGCCGCCGGTTGCTGGGCCAGGCTGACGTCGTGGTGGCTGACCGACTGGGCCCCCGCGAACTGCTGAACGAACTCGCCCCCGACGTCCGTGTCATCGAGGTGGGCAAGACCCCCGGCCATCATCCCGTGCCGCAGGCGGAGATCAACCGCATCCTTGTGGAAGAAGCCTTGAAGGGCCACCGCGTGGTCCGGCTCAAGGGCGGCGACCCGTACGTGCTGGGCCGCGGCGGCGAAGAAGCCGAATACTGCCGGCAGCACGGCGTCGAGGTTGAAGTGGTCTCCGGCGTGACCTCCGCCATCTCGGTACCCGCCGCGGCGGGAATTCCGGTCACGCACCGCGGCCTGGCCAAAGGCTTCAGCGTGGTCACTGGTCACGAGGAACTCTCCGAGATCCCGGCCCGCCCGGACCACACCATCGTCCTGCTGATGGGCGTGGGCCAGCTGCGCGAATCGGCGTCCGCGCTGGGCGAAGCCGGACTGCCGCTGGAGACGCCAGTTGGTATCGTGGAAAACGGCTATTTGCCGGACCAGCGCGTCACCATCGGCACGCTCGGTTCCATCGCCGACCAGGCCCAGGCGGCCGGCGTCGCAAATCCTGCCGTGATTGTCATCGGTGACGTGGTGCGCGTGAGCCCCTTCGCGCCGTCGCACTTCAAAACCGCTGACTACAGCACCACCACCCCGAACAGCCCCCGCAAGACCGCCCTCACCACCTAG
- a CDS encoding ABC transporter ATP-binding protein, which translates to MPVVLEHLGKRFGDGALVLDDVNANIKQGEFVALLGASGCGKSTLLNIIAGLEAPTSGALEVPSDGAAFMFQDAALFPWLTARENIELALKLRGVGKAERRAKAQELLELVHLGSAGDKRPHELSGGMRQRVSLARSLAQDRQLLLMDEPFAALDAITRDLLHDELERIWKETGRTIVFVTHNVREAVRLGQRVLLLSSRPGRVVQEWAVTEEHRTDAGLAGQLTGVITARLREEIRRHAK; encoded by the coding sequence ATGCCAGTCGTACTGGAACACCTGGGCAAGCGCTTCGGCGACGGCGCCCTGGTACTGGACGACGTCAACGCCAACATCAAACAGGGCGAATTCGTTGCCCTCCTTGGTGCCTCCGGCTGCGGCAAATCCACCCTCCTGAACATCATCGCGGGACTCGAAGCGCCGACGTCGGGCGCCCTGGAAGTACCCAGCGACGGCGCCGCCTTCATGTTCCAGGACGCCGCCCTCTTCCCGTGGCTGACTGCCCGGGAGAACATCGAACTGGCCCTGAAGCTGCGCGGCGTGGGCAAGGCCGAGCGGCGCGCCAAGGCCCAGGAGCTCCTTGAACTGGTGCACCTGGGCTCCGCCGGGGATAAGCGCCCGCACGAGCTGTCCGGCGGCATGCGGCAGCGCGTCTCACTGGCCCGCTCCCTGGCCCAGGACCGGCAGCTGCTGCTCATGGATGAGCCGTTCGCCGCCCTCGACGCCATTACCCGGGACCTGCTGCACGACGAACTCGAGCGCATCTGGAAGGAAACCGGGCGCACCATCGTCTTCGTCACCCACAACGTCCGCGAGGCCGTCCGCCTGGGCCAGCGCGTCCTGCTGCTGTCCTCCCGCCCCGGCCGCGTGGTCCAGGAATGGGCCGTCACCGAGGAACACCGAACCGACGCCGGGCTCGCCGGCCAGCTGACCGGGGTCATCACCGCCCGGCTGCGGGAGGAGATTCGCCGCCATGCCAAGTAA
- a CDS encoding ABC transporter permease, whose translation MPSNPTPLAEARTEAASGVTADASETREHVHAALTRTSTGKEDLRELESGLDSLQSDADRKHRIDWSRILLPVAALVVLVLIWQFYVSLGVKRRDLVPGPLDVVAQMGVLWSDGKFQQSIWTSLQRGVVGFLISVAIATPVGLLLAQVAPLRRAFGPLISGLQVLPSVAWVPAAIIWFGLTDATVYFVVFMGAIPSIINGLISGVDQIPPQYRRVGTVLGASRLQMALQVILPAALPGYLSGLKQGWAFSWRSLMAAEIIAVGGTIGFGLGSLLDQGRDLSDMTIVMAAILLILAVGILIELLVFGPIEKRLLRRRGLLAGSTR comes from the coding sequence ATGCCAAGTAACCCGACACCCCTCGCGGAAGCACGCACGGAGGCGGCATCCGGTGTTACGGCTGATGCTTCCGAAACCCGTGAGCACGTGCATGCCGCTTTGACCCGGACGTCCACTGGCAAGGAGGACCTCCGGGAACTTGAGTCCGGCCTTGATTCCCTGCAGTCCGACGCCGACCGCAAGCACCGCATCGACTGGAGCCGCATTTTGCTGCCCGTGGCCGCGCTGGTGGTCCTGGTGCTCATCTGGCAGTTCTATGTGTCGCTCGGGGTGAAGCGGCGAGACCTCGTTCCCGGCCCCCTGGACGTCGTGGCCCAGATGGGCGTCCTGTGGAGCGACGGCAAGTTCCAGCAATCCATTTGGACGTCCCTGCAGCGTGGTGTGGTGGGCTTCCTGATTTCGGTGGCCATCGCTACGCCGGTGGGCCTGCTGCTGGCCCAGGTTGCACCGCTACGCCGCGCGTTCGGCCCCCTGATTTCCGGTTTGCAGGTCCTGCCCTCGGTGGCCTGGGTTCCGGCCGCGATCATCTGGTTCGGACTTACTGACGCCACCGTGTACTTCGTGGTGTTCATGGGCGCCATCCCGTCCATCATCAACGGGCTGATCTCGGGCGTGGACCAGATTCCACCGCAGTACCGCAGGGTCGGCACCGTCCTGGGCGCATCCCGGCTCCAGATGGCCCTGCAGGTCATCCTTCCGGCCGCGCTGCCCGGCTACCTCAGCGGCCTGAAGCAGGGATGGGCCTTCTCCTGGCGCTCCCTCATGGCCGCGGAAATCATTGCCGTGGGCGGCACCATCGGCTTCGGCCTGGGTTCCCTGCTGGACCAGGGCCGGGATCTGTCCGACATGACCATCGTCATGGCTGCCATCCTGCTGATCCTCGCGGTCGGCATCCTGATCGAGCTGCTGGTCTTCGGCCCCATCGAGAAGCGGCTCCTGCGCCGCCGCGGCCTCCTGGCCGGCAGCACCCGCTGA
- a CDS encoding SRPBCC family protein, whose amino-acid sequence MTVSFVCRTESTLPVEQLFDRARSIDLHLDSQQDAGERAVAGVTNGLIGEDQEVTWRAKHFGIPLTMTSRVTHFDFPRSFTDEQVKGPFKAFKHVHEFQPTAAGSIMTDRVQFTAPLGVLGRAVEHLILRRYLERLITRRGTFLAQHR is encoded by the coding sequence ATGACCGTCAGCTTCGTGTGCCGCACCGAGTCCACGCTGCCCGTGGAACAACTTTTCGACCGGGCACGCAGCATCGACCTGCATCTGGACTCCCAACAAGACGCCGGGGAACGTGCGGTGGCCGGCGTCACCAACGGGCTCATCGGGGAGGACCAGGAGGTGACCTGGCGGGCGAAGCACTTCGGTATTCCGCTCACCATGACCAGCCGGGTCACCCACTTCGATTTCCCACGCAGCTTCACGGACGAGCAGGTGAAGGGCCCCTTCAAGGCTTTCAAGCATGTGCATGAGTTCCAACCAACAGCCGCCGGAAGCATCATGACGGACCGCGTTCAGTTCACCGCCCCGCTGGGTGTCCTGGGCCGCGCCGTCGAGCACCTTATCCTGCGACGCTACCTTGAGCGGCTCATTACCCGCAGGGGCACGTTCCTGGCGCAGCACAGGTAA